Proteins encoded together in one Marispirochaeta sp. window:
- a CDS encoding MBL fold metallo-hydrolase — protein sequence MKSNHPPLTNPFGLLKQGCERPWEVAVPPFKVAPRTWYVGNSWVGAYLIKSSEGLILIDATMQPQVYLVFESIRMLGFDPHDIKLLLLSHAHYDHCGGVRAVLELSGAKLWMAKEDADFICERPEMILTEGYPYGEIKADFFYSDSKPIILGDIQIDTIHTPGHTPGTTSFFFDTVDTNGMRSRCGMHGGVGVNTLSDDFIQEYNLPFSTRRDYMNSMLKVKDLPVDITLGSHPGQTNMLDKVPSIQEDFNPFLDRTIWPSLIEKRIAMIQEILDTTELEA from the coding sequence ATGAAATCCAATCACCCTCCCCTTACCAATCCCTTCGGCCTTCTGAAACAGGGCTGCGAACGCCCCTGGGAAGTTGCCGTCCCTCCGTTCAAGGTTGCTCCACGCACCTGGTACGTTGGCAACAGCTGGGTCGGCGCCTATCTGATAAAAAGCTCGGAAGGACTCATCCTGATCGACGCCACCATGCAGCCCCAGGTCTACCTGGTATTCGAGAGTATCCGCATGCTGGGCTTTGATCCCCATGACATCAAGCTGCTCCTACTGTCCCATGCCCACTACGACCACTGCGGCGGTGTCAGGGCGGTGCTGGAGCTGTCCGGCGCGAAACTCTGGATGGCAAAGGAAGATGCAGATTTTATCTGCGAACGACCGGAGATGATACTCACCGAAGGCTATCCATACGGGGAAATCAAGGCTGATTTTTTTTATTCCGACAGTAAACCTATTATCCTCGGCGATATACAGATAGACACCATTCATACTCCGGGACACACACCGGGCACTACCTCCTTCTTCTTCGACACCGTCGATACCAATGGTATGCGCAGCCGCTGCGGGATGCACGGCGGTGTAGGGGTTAACACCCTCAGCGATGACTTTATACAGGAGTATAATCTCCCGTTCTCAACACGCCGGGATTACATGAACAGCATGCTGAAGGTAAAGGACCTTCCGGTGGACATTACTCTGGGTTCCCACCCGGGGCAGACGAACATGCTGGACAAAGTCCCTTCAATACAAGAAGACTTTAACCCTTTTCTGGACAGAACCATCTGGCCGTCGTTGATAGAAAAACGCATCGCCATGATACAGGAAATTCTTGATACCACGGAGCTTGAGGCATGA
- a CDS encoding tripartite tricarboxylate transporter permease, translating into MEMFVSSLVSLLSPGPFLLVLIASAVGIVLGAIPGLSGGLGVALMLPVTFGMDPHLGLAMLISIWVGGVSGAMVGSILLGIPGSPSAIATCFDGYPMTKNGQAVKALGAAITASFMGTFFSILIATFLSPVIADLALKLGPWEYFSLGFCAIALVAALSRENVFKGLAAAAIGLMLSSVGFAPIDGFPRFALRQLLPQRRLRPDLPDAGALRNQADCIRLCTGTKRTAPRGHEKYHRFWCQFTGIP; encoded by the coding sequence ATGGAAATGTTTGTATCAAGTCTGGTTTCACTTCTGAGTCCCGGGCCCTTTCTGCTTGTACTTATCGCCAGTGCCGTGGGTATTGTTCTGGGGGCCATCCCCGGGCTCAGCGGAGGCCTCGGTGTCGCCCTCATGTTACCGGTTACCTTTGGTATGGACCCTCACCTGGGACTTGCCATGCTCATCAGTATATGGGTTGGCGGTGTTTCCGGCGCCATGGTTGGTTCCATCCTGCTTGGAATCCCCGGATCACCCTCAGCCATCGCCACCTGCTTCGACGGCTACCCGATGACAAAGAACGGCCAGGCCGTTAAGGCCCTGGGAGCTGCGATAACCGCCTCCTTTATGGGGACCTTCTTCAGCATTCTCATCGCCACTTTTTTAAGTCCCGTCATCGCCGACCTTGCCCTGAAGCTCGGTCCCTGGGAGTATTTTTCCCTCGGCTTCTGCGCCATTGCCCTGGTAGCGGCTCTGTCGCGGGAAAATGTATTCAAGGGTCTGGCAGCCGCAGCCATTGGGCTTATGCTCAGTTCCGTCGGCTTTGCCCCGATAGACGGCTTTCCCCGTTTTGCCCTTCGGCAACTACTACCTCAACGGCGGCTTCGACCTGATCTCCCTGATGCTGGGGCTCTTCGCAATCAAGCAGATTGTATCCGACTATGCACGGGGACAAAAAGAACTGCCCCCCGTGGACATGAAAAATATCACCGGTTTTGGTGTCAGTTTACGGGAATACCTTGA
- a CDS encoding DMT family transporter, which translates to MQHNRKAELILLFVTLLWGATFIATKQGLRSAPPIFFLGLRFLIAALLLLPICYRELKKITPVIFKRGLVLGILMFTGYAFQNASLVYTTAGKSALITYFFALIVPFLQIPFTGKPLSRGNIIGLLIVVSGLVLLNLPSEGGVNLGDMLAFGSAVSYAFFIIFLDRYGRHGSVPVLTFLQFSLTAVFSFLLSGIIESDPVILDANLAWSLFYLSFFGSFICLLLMNLYQRHVTPVKAVIIYAMEPVFAVLFGMIFLAEFFTPPEWIGAGLVIAGVILSDLYKEKKV; encoded by the coding sequence ATGCAGCACAACCGCAAGGCCGAACTCATCCTTCTCTTTGTCACTCTCCTGTGGGGAGCCACCTTCATTGCCACCAAGCAGGGCTTGCGCTCGGCGCCGCCAATATTTTTCCTTGGTCTCCGCTTCCTCATAGCCGCGCTGCTGCTGCTTCCGATCTGCTACCGGGAACTGAAAAAAATAACCCCCGTCATTTTCAAGCGCGGTCTCGTACTGGGAATTCTGATGTTCACCGGCTACGCCTTTCAGAATGCGAGCCTGGTATATACCACCGCAGGAAAATCGGCACTGATAACCTACTTTTTTGCCCTGATCGTTCCATTTCTGCAGATACCCTTCACCGGCAAGCCCTTGAGCCGGGGGAACATCATCGGCCTTTTAATCGTTGTGAGCGGCCTCGTGCTTCTGAATCTGCCGTCCGAAGGGGGCGTTAACCTCGGAGACATGCTGGCCTTCGGCAGCGCCGTCTCCTACGCCTTTTTTATTATTTTCCTTGACCGCTACGGACGCCACGGCAGTGTTCCGGTTCTTACCTTTCTGCAGTTCTCCCTGACGGCTGTATTCAGTTTTCTGCTCTCCGGCATCATTGAATCAGACCCGGTAATCCTGGACGCGAATCTCGCCTGGTCTCTTTTTTATCTTTCCTTCTTCGGGAGCTTCATCTGCCTGCTGCTCATGAACCTGTATCAGCGCCATGTCACCCCGGTAAAGGCGGTCATAATCTATGCCATGGAACCGGTATTCGCGGTCCTGTTTGGCATGATCTTTCTTGCCGAGTTCTTTACCCCCCCGGAATGGATCGGCGCAGGACTGGTAATTGCGGGGGTAATCCTTTCTGATCTGTATAAAGAAAAGAAAGTGTGA
- a CDS encoding tripartite tricarboxylate transporter TctB family protein, translating to MKNDKQLGLIILALGIAGILLTIQIPIKTFTDDPGPRVFPYMGSIILVISGLGLFLTRQKSTGDTEPFLTREGWKRAGIMTSLFIIYSLALKIVGFYIATPIMVFFFYRQIAGPEKTVLLRGIIYSLVTFGAVYFVFSKVLNSFLPPGMIF from the coding sequence ATGAAGAACGATAAACAACTGGGCCTTATTATTCTGGCCCTCGGCATTGCAGGGATCCTTCTCACCATACAGATACCTATAAAAACATTCACCGACGACCCCGGCCCCCGGGTGTTCCCCTATATGGGAAGCATCATTCTTGTCATCAGCGGTCTGGGGTTATTCCTTACCCGGCAAAAATCGACCGGCGACACAGAACCTTTCCTGACACGGGAGGGCTGGAAACGAGCCGGGATAATGACTTCTCTTTTTATAATCTACTCCCTGGCACTGAAGATAGTCGGCTTTTATATAGCAACACCGATCATGGTTTTTTTCTTTTACCGGCAGATCGCCGGCCCGGAAAAAACCGTTCTGCTCCGGGGGATCATCTACTCCCTGGTAACCTTCGGCGCTGTTTACTTTGTTTTCAGTAAAGTTCTGAACTCCTTTCTCCCGCCGGGAATGATCTTTTAA
- a CDS encoding DUF3237 domain-containing protein yields the protein MKPELSADFADYTRELGDGFTPPGPELEFLYRLIANVAPPIEVGSVERGLLKIIPITGGRFEGPRLRGTVLPVGADWNTTSHLVPTTRHIDTRYILKTDDGAIISLSTRGYATQTGEVLKRRTAREPVDPGEYYFKQHLFFDTAAEEYLWLNNVVAFGCVISQKTPGVIYDAWIVR from the coding sequence ATGAAACCGGAACTCTCCGCAGATTTTGCAGATTATACCAGGGAGCTGGGAGACGGCTTTACTCCCCCCGGGCCGGAACTTGAATTTCTGTACCGTCTCATCGCCAACGTAGCACCTCCCATAGAAGTCGGTTCAGTGGAAAGGGGATTGCTCAAGATCATTCCCATAACCGGCGGGCGCTTCGAGGGTCCCAGGCTGCGGGGGACTGTGCTGCCAGTGGGGGCCGACTGGAACACCACCAGCCACCTTGTACCGACAACCAGGCATATCGACACCCGCTACATCCTCAAAACCGATGACGGGGCAATCATCAGCCTCTCCACCCGGGGCTACGCAACTCAGACCGGAGAGGTCCTGAAACGCAGGACCGCAAGGGAACCGGTGGATCCCGGGGAGTACTACTTCAAGCAGCACCTATTCTTCGACACCGCCGCGGAAGAGTACCTATGGCTCAATAACGTGGTGGCCTTCGGCTGCGTAATTTCTCAGAAAACGCCCGGGGTCATCTACGACGCCTGGATTGTGAGATAG
- a CDS encoding tripartite tricarboxylate transporter substrate-binding protein: MQPSKASPDKITLGVQLKGSSHFMAGLLTKDSGAKFRIVEAGSDADKLVAVQGGQIDAAFINTPGALQYVEAGKMIILATIAGMPERDSGASIYPSLAELGYENSVYGLDFFILGPKEMDPAVAEQINAAFKDVLADPEVSTQFAKMRMPLTYLGFDASRKRLMEGDKKVGETTEMLGLR; the protein is encoded by the coding sequence TTGCAGCCCAGCAAAGCCAGTCCGGACAAGATTACCCTGGGAGTACAACTGAAGGGGTCTTCCCACTTCATGGCGGGACTTCTGACCAAGGACAGCGGCGCCAAGTTCCGAATTGTTGAAGCGGGCTCTGACGCAGATAAGCTGGTTGCAGTACAGGGTGGACAGATCGACGCCGCCTTTATAAATACCCCCGGTGCCCTGCAATACGTGGAAGCCGGCAAGATGATAATCCTGGCCACCATCGCCGGCATGCCCGAACGTGATTCCGGCGCATCGATTTATCCTTCCCTCGCAGAGCTGGGCTATGAAAATTCCGTTTATGGCCTCGACTTCTTCATCCTCGGACCAAAAGAGATGGACCCCGCGGTTGCTGAACAGATCAACGCCGCGTTCAAGGACGTACTGGCCGATCCGGAAGTCAGCACCCAGTTTGCCAAAATGCGCATGCCCCTTACCTACCTTGGCTTCGATGCCAGCCGTAAGCGCCTGATGGAAGGGGACAAGAAGGTCGGAGAAACCACCGAGATGCTGGGTCTGCGATAA
- a CDS encoding alpha/beta hydrolase produces the protein MKSSLNPGKERRSINFLDNICYSRVSDLEGRPLDLMLSVMVQNGNSEMRIAAGLDDEEDRTKKPLIVWIPGGGFRGCDKNLMVAEMQFLAEAGYALASIYYRSSAQGHYPDQIIDVKTAIRFLRAHAEEYQIDPGRVGVIGRSAGGHLSSMAAVNLDDNISDEWPGYSSDVQACCNLFGPADLVTLLEKDMEEMRNDPDHRWRNIGDTHGGALVGANGPEVWEKLRIASPINYGHLDHPARRPGPPGSLYPKRSFL, from the coding sequence ATGAAAAGCTCTCTTAATCCCGGAAAGGAACGGAGAAGTATCAACTTTCTGGACAATATCTGTTATTCCCGCGTAAGCGATCTCGAAGGCAGGCCCCTGGATCTGATGCTGTCAGTCATGGTGCAGAATGGCAACAGCGAGATGCGCATCGCCGCGGGACTTGATGATGAAGAAGACAGGACAAAGAAACCCCTTATTGTCTGGATTCCCGGCGGAGGCTTCCGGGGCTGCGATAAAAACCTGATGGTAGCGGAGATGCAGTTTCTTGCAGAGGCGGGCTACGCACTGGCTTCAATTTATTACCGCAGCAGCGCCCAGGGGCACTATCCGGACCAGATAATCGACGTAAAAACAGCCATTCGGTTTCTGCGGGCCCATGCGGAGGAGTACCAGATCGATCCCGGGCGGGTCGGAGTCATCGGCAGGTCCGCAGGAGGACACCTTTCTTCCATGGCAGCAGTAAATCTTGACGACAATATATCCGACGAATGGCCCGGATACTCCTCCGATGTTCAGGCCTGCTGCAACCTCTTCGGACCGGCGGACCTGGTTACCCTGCTGGAAAAGGACATGGAAGAAATGAGGAACGACCCTGACCACCGATGGAGAAACATTGGCGACACCCACGGAGGGGCCCTTGTCGGGGCAAACGGGCCGGAGGTGTGGGAGAAATTGCGTATAGCAAGTCCAATTAATTATGGGCACCTTGATCATCCTGCACGGAGACCAGGACCCCCTGGTTCCTTATACCCAAAGCGAAGCTTTCTATAA
- a CDS encoding tripartite tricarboxylate transporter permease, translated as MGLFAIKQIVSDYARGQKELPPVDMKNITGFGVSLREYLDNAVNLVRSFFIGLWIGFLPGMGAALSNMVAYAQAKSSSKHPEKFGKGCVDGVFASEISNNASVGGALIPMVALGIPGDGTTAILLGGLMIHGVQPGPLLFTNNPDIVFTLFATALFAAILVLLQQYFGMRLFPMILKIPYHYLYPVIIVLGFVGVYVSSSTTFNFVLLLSFAALGFLMDMVKLPTSPFILSFILGPMLELNMRKGFTYTDQGIWPFFTRPISAILLASALFSIVWPYIKDYLRKRRRSKVNS; from the coding sequence CTGGGGCTCTTCGCAATCAAGCAGATTGTATCCGACTATGCACGGGGACAAAAAGAACTGCCCCCCGTGGACATGAAAAATATCACCGGTTTTGGTGTCAGTTTACGGGAATACCTTGATAATGCTGTCAACCTGGTACGTTCCTTTTTTATCGGGTTGTGGATCGGTTTTCTGCCCGGCATGGGAGCGGCCCTCTCCAACATGGTGGCCTATGCTCAGGCAAAAAGCAGCTCGAAGCATCCGGAAAAATTCGGAAAGGGTTGTGTAGACGGGGTTTTCGCATCAGAGATCTCCAATAATGCATCTGTCGGTGGAGCCTTGATCCCCATGGTAGCCCTGGGAATTCCCGGAGACGGAACAACCGCAATCCTTCTGGGCGGTTTGATGATCCACGGTGTTCAGCCGGGTCCCCTGCTTTTTACCAACAACCCGGATATCGTCTTCACCCTTTTCGCCACAGCCCTTTTTGCGGCAATCCTGGTCCTTCTGCAGCAGTACTTCGGCATGCGTCTCTTTCCGATGATCCTGAAGATCCCCTATCACTACCTGTACCCGGTGATTATTGTCCTTGGTTTCGTTGGGGTATATGTAAGTTCCAGCACCACCTTTAATTTCGTACTGCTTCTCTCCTTTGCCGCCCTGGGATTTCTGATGGATATGGTCAAGCTACCGACCAGTCCGTTTATCCTGAGTTTTATTCTCGGACCCATGCTGGAATTAAATATGCGTAAAGGTTTTACCTACACCGACCAGGGAATATGGCCGTTCTTTACCAGGCCGATTTCCGCAATTCTCCTGGCCTCCGCTTTATTCAGCATTGTCTGGCCGTATATAAAGGATTACCTGCGTAAACGGCGCAGGAGCAAGGTTAACAGTTGA
- a CDS encoding tripartite tricarboxylate transporter substrate-binding protein, with the protein MQFVVPAKAGGGTDAAARVISKTLQETLGRPFVVVNQPAGGGSVAAEQVRTAKPDGSTILFYHTSLLASYYAGLYDKSPIDEFTTCVVMPVGGSYALCVGPDSPYNSVADLVAAQQSQSGQDYPGSTTEGVFPLHGGTSDQGQRRQVPNC; encoded by the coding sequence GTGCAGTTTGTCGTTCCCGCCAAAGCCGGCGGCGGTACAGATGCTGCGGCCCGTGTTATTTCAAAGACCCTGCAGGAAACCCTGGGCAGGCCATTTGTTGTTGTGAATCAGCCGGCAGGAGGCGGCAGCGTAGCTGCTGAACAGGTACGCACCGCCAAGCCCGACGGCAGTACGATTCTTTTCTACCATACAAGCCTTCTGGCAAGTTACTACGCAGGCCTGTACGACAAATCTCCCATAGATGAGTTTACTACCTGTGTAGTAATGCCCGTCGGCGGAAGCTATGCCCTGTGTGTCGGCCCTGATTCTCCCTACAACTCCGTGGCAGATCTTGTTGCAGCCCAGCAAAGCCAGTCCGGACAAGATTACCCTGGGAGTACAACTGAAGGGGTCTTCCCACTTCATGGCGGGACTTCTGACCAAGGACAGCGGCGCCAAGTTCCGAATTGTTGA
- a CDS encoding tripartite tricarboxylate transporter substrate binding protein yields the protein MKKSATILLCLLAAASMLTAEGNPEKETEARWPQGPVQIIVGARAGGGTDLMARIFSDYLQRELGSPVVVVNQPAGGGTVAYEQVRTAKPDGQTLLFMHTGMLIYNHTGRYDHPVSDFTTIAIAQSYPPQVYAVAPDTPWDNMKDFVDDARRNPGKRTVGVALGGATHFIAGTIMMEENVELKLVEAASEVDKVAAIQGGHIDIGNLGSSSAAQYEQAGKMKVLCLIDPDPDPKYPQFVPAIDQGLNFSWIAPLVVWGPKGMDPAIVEKINTATRNMGTDPGVQEQLNKMSSAYTYYTVQEAQELIYKEDEKIAALADKLGLATK from the coding sequence ATTCTGCTGTGTCTGCTGGCAGCCGCATCCATGCTGACGGCGGAAGGAAATCCGGAAAAAGAAACCGAAGCCAGATGGCCTCAGGGTCCGGTCCAGATCATCGTTGGTGCCAGAGCGGGCGGCGGGACCGACCTGATGGCACGAATATTTTCGGACTACCTGCAGCGGGAACTCGGAAGTCCCGTGGTGGTCGTCAATCAGCCCGCCGGGGGCGGAACCGTTGCCTATGAACAGGTGCGCACTGCTAAGCCCGATGGGCAGACACTTCTTTTCATGCATACCGGCATGCTCATCTACAATCATACCGGCCGCTACGACCACCCTGTATCAGATTTCACAACTATCGCAATCGCCCAGAGCTATCCACCCCAGGTTTATGCGGTTGCCCCGGATACACCCTGGGACAACATGAAGGATTTTGTGGATGACGCCCGCCGGAATCCCGGCAAGCGGACTGTGGGAGTTGCCCTCGGGGGAGCCACTCACTTTATTGCCGGCACCATCATGATGGAAGAGAATGTGGAACTTAAACTGGTTGAAGCAGCTTCAGAAGTGGACAAAGTAGCTGCGATCCAGGGCGGGCATATTGATATAGGAAATCTCGGTTCCAGCTCCGCTGCCCAGTACGAACAGGCCGGCAAGATGAAGGTCCTCTGTCTCATCGATCCCGATCCGGATCCCAAGTATCCGCAGTTTGTACCGGCAATTGATCAGGGACTGAATTTCAGCTGGATCGCACCGCTGGTAGTCTGGGGTCCCAAAGGTATGGACCCGGCGATTGTGGAGAAGATAAATACTGCTACCAGAAACATGGGCACGGATCCCGGGGTGCAGGAACAGCTCAACAAGATGTCCAGCGCATACACATATTACACTGTGCAGGAAGCACAGGAACTTATTTACAAAGAGGACGAAAAGATTGCGGCCCTGGCAGACAAACTGGGCCTGGCAACAAAATAG